A region of the bacterium genome:
GGCCATCATGCCGGTGCCCAAAGGATTGGATTGGCAACTGTGGCTCGGCGTAGCGCCCGATCGGCCCTATCATTTCGTCTATCATCCGTTCCGCTGGCGCGGTTGGCTCGATTTCGGCACCGGCGCGCTTGGGGACATGGGCTGTCATGCGTTTCATCCGATTTTTAAAGCGCTGGATCTGGCGCACCCGATCAGCGTAGAAGCCATTTCGACCGAATGGCATGAGGAAACGTTCCCTTTGGTCTCTGTGGTTAAATTTGAATTCCCGGCACGCGGGCCGGAGCAGCCGCCTCTGACCCTGACATGGTATGATGGCATGATTCGGCCGACCATGCCCATGGAACTGGAGCGGGATCGCAAGGTTGAGTACAACGATACCCTCTATGTCGGGGACTCGGGCAAGATGTTGAGCAACCGTCTTATTCCGGAGGAGCGACACAAGGAATTTCCCAAACCCGCCGAAGTCCTGCCGCGTTCGATCGGTCATCACAAAGAGTTCATTGCCGCGTGCAAGGGCGGCGATCCCGCCGGCGCCAACTTTGACTTCGCCGCACTGGTGACCGAGGTGGTGCTGCTGGGCAACATCGCCTTGCGCATGCAGAAAAAACTAGAGTGGGATGGTGAACAGCAGCGCTTTACCAATCTGCCGGAAGCCAACGCGTTTTTGACTAAAACGTATCGTCCCGGATATCAGG
Encoded here:
- a CDS encoding Gfo/Idh/MocA family oxidoreductase → MDRRQFIGAAATALAAITTGCGHSKSATVVPREVLGGPGYVAPSDRLNFAAVGIGGMGHSDLTSFAKEGQNIVALCDVDYKYAERTFKEYPKATRYKDYRIMLEKEAKNIDAVIVATPDFMHAPISLMAMRMGKHVYCEKPLTHTVAEAIEMARVAREMKVATQMGNAGQAGEGWRVLKEYLMAGAIGKVREVHHWSDRPRGGGVWPQAIARPTAIMPVPKGLDWQLWLGVAPDRPYHFVYHPFRWRGWLDFGTGALGDMGCHAFHPIFKALDLAHPISVEAISTEWHEETFPLVSVVKFEFPARGPEQPPLTLTWYDGMIRPTMPMELERDRKVEYNDTLYVGDSGKMLSNRLIPEERHKEFPKPAEVLPRSIGHHKEFIAACKGGDPAGANFDFAALVTEVVLLGNIALRMQKKLEWDGEQQRFTNLPEANAFLTKTYRPGYQVL